The stretch of DNA TTTTAGGTATTGATTCAAAAGGAAGAGAGATATTATCATTTATTGAAGGAGAAGCAGGTAATTATCCTTTAAAAAGATATATGTTGTCAAATGATGTTTTAAAAGAAATAGCGAAGATGCTCCGTCTTTATCATGAGGCTGTAAGTGATTTTCCATTATTAGATGAGTTTAAACCAATCGATAATACTCCGCAAAAAGCAGAGGTATTATGCCATAATGACTTTGCTATATACAACATTATTTTTAACCATGAAAAACCGGTGGGCATCATTGACTTTGATGTTGCTGGACCTGGTCCGAAAATATGGGATATAGCCTATACGCTGTATACATGCTTGCCATTAAGCAGGTTTTATCCTGCTGAAACAGAGCAGGAGGTCCACTATGTCCCCTATGATCCTTCACTACATTCCAGTCTCATAAAAAAGAGATTAACATTGTTTTTTGAATCCTACGGTGAGGAAATACCACAGAATTTTTTAGAAATAGTACTGTTGCGATTAGAAGGGATGTGTAAGACGATAATAAGGAAAGCGAATGAAGGGGATTCGGCTTTTCAGAAAATGATAGATGAAGGACATCCTGAACATTACCAGAACGAAATTAAATTCATTCGTGAACATGGAAAAGAGTGGATTTAAGGATAGGTTTTGTTGAACAAATGGGGCTTTAGCTTAACAATGGAGGTAGCTGCAGCACCTCCTTTTCTTATTGAACAAACGGGGAAGGATAGTTGAAGAAGAAAGGCGAATTTTTAATAATAAAACGTTAAAA from Domibacillus sp. DTU_2020_1001157_1_SI_ALB_TIR_016 encodes:
- a CDS encoding phosphotransferase; amino-acid sequence: MKSQNENEEMLTGGNVSNVYRSGDTVRRDLKEDSPKIHKLLKHLENKGFNCSPKFLGIDSKGREILSFIEGEAGNYPLKRYMLSNDVLKEIAKMLRLYHEAVSDFPLLDEFKPIDNTPQKAEVLCHNDFAIYNIIFNHEKPVGIIDFDVAGPGPKIWDIAYTLYTCLPLSRFYPAETEQEVHYVPYDPSLHSSLIKKRLTLFFESYGEEIPQNFLEIVLLRLEGMCKTIIRKANEGDSAFQKMIDEGHPEHYQNEIKFIREHGKEWI